ACCATGTCAAAAAACATTAACGGTGTAATCGCTGCCATTCTGGCTGCTCTCTTCATGGGTACCATGGGTATCTTTTCCAGAAAATCGGGACAAGGTGCAGAAACTGTGGCATTTTTCAGACTTTTTTTCGGAGCGGCTTTTCTTTTCTTCTTTATCTGTATTTCAGGAAGATTGGGAAAAATACTGAAAAAGCCGAAATGGAATGTTGTTTTCAGTGGAGTCATGCTGGCAGGACTTATTATTTTTTACACAAGGGCCATGAACCTGACCACTCTGGCAAACGCTGTTATGCTACTTTACCTTGCCCCTCTTGCCGCCTCCATTTTTGCCCACTTTTTCCTGAAGGAGCGCCTGAACAGAATCTCAATCACTCTTATTCTGCTTTCACTTTTCGGCTTTGCAATGATGATGGAATTCAGGATCGATTTTTCTGCAGGATCAGATCATCTCGCGGGACTGGTTTCGGGCCTGTTTTCCATGTTCTGCTATGCCACATTTATTATCATCAACCGGACAATAGACAGACAAACAGACGTCTTTGCCAGTTCATTCTACCAGATGACAGCAGGAGCAGGATGCCTTTTACCATTTTTTCTTTTTTCTCTACCGGCCGGTTTTGATCCGCAGTGGTTCTGGCTTGTCGGTGCAGGTTTTTTCCCTGGTTTTCTCGGCATTTTACTGGCTGTGATCGCCCTGAAAAAGCTGAACGCAACAACCTTTTCCACCCTGGCATATCTCGAACCTATCAGCGTGGTCATGTATGGCTGGTTCTTCTTTGACGAAGCATTATCTCTTTTGCAGATCGCTGGCTGCCTGCTCATACTCTCGAGCAGCATTGTCAAAACCAGGACAATGTCCGCATGATTCTTTCTATTGGCGGAATAAACAGGAGTATGATACATATTTGAGCAAATTTGATCTGAAAATCCTACCATGGAAAGTGTTTCTGCCACAGTTGGGATTTTTATTGCCTGTTTGTCAGAAGCATACACAGACCAGACCCCGGGAGTTTTCATGCGCATACTTCATGTGGCGAATTTCAATACACATAAATATGGCACAGACCTCTACTCAACCGACAGAAAAATCTCCGCAGGCCTCGTCCGAAACGGTCATTTTGTCTATGATTTCAGTTACCGGGATGTCTGCAGAAACGAATCTTTTTTCAGGACGACAAAACTCGGCACCGGCTCTGTCAATCAAAAAC
The DNA window shown above is from Desulfomarina profundi and carries:
- a CDS encoding DMT family transporter; translation: MSKNINGVIAAILAALFMGTMGIFSRKSGQGAETVAFFRLFFGAAFLFFFICISGRLGKILKKPKWNVVFSGVMLAGLIIFYTRAMNLTTLANAVMLLYLAPLAASIFAHFFLKERLNRISITLILLSLFGFAMMMEFRIDFSAGSDHLAGLVSGLFSMFCYATFIIINRTIDRQTDVFASSFYQMTAGAGCLLPFFLFSLPAGFDPQWFWLVGAGFFPGFLGILLAVIALKKLNATTFSTLAYLEPISVVMYGWFFFDEALSLLQIAGCLLILSSSIVKTRTMSA